Proteins from a genomic interval of Sulfurimonas sp.:
- a CDS encoding HDOD domain-containing protein, with product MKISIIDSIKALPPLSSTIIQINKIYADENSTIKDMAKVIEHDPMIIANILKIANSPLYGFGREIKNVAQAVALFGMNMTRSIAVGNSIRKLLNVDMQPYGVTSDEFAHISSLQATLIVNWYKKVDRNKAEKLYLAAFLQETGKILLASEIIQNDETISFASEVENSNNLAMVEKTYCGVTCGEVTALVFKHWGFDDEFIDMIKYSDDPSLAPESIKEYATALNIVKTIVPINKPFSEMSINFGLKRAADAGYNTQLLEDAIGNIMDALKE from the coding sequence TTGAAAATCTCAATTATTGATAGCATAAAAGCGCTTCCTCCGCTCTCTTCAACGATTATACAAATAAATAAAATTTATGCGGATGAAAATTCAACTATAAAAGATATGGCAAAAGTAATAGAACATGATCCTATGATTATTGCAAATATTTTAAAAATTGCCAACTCTCCTCTTTACGGATTTGGACGGGAGATTAAAAATGTTGCTCAGGCAGTAGCTCTCTTTGGAATGAATATGACCCGCTCTATTGCCGTGGGAAACTCAATCAGAAAACTTTTAAATGTTGATATGCAGCCTTATGGCGTAACATCGGACGAGTTTGCACATATCTCATCGCTTCAAGCGACTTTGATAGTTAATTGGTATAAGAAAGTAGATAGAAATAAAGCGGAAAAATTGTATTTGGCTGCATTTTTACAAGAGACGGGAAAGATACTTCTAGCCAGTGAGATTATTCAAAATGACGAAACGATAAGTTTTGCAAGCGAAGTAGAAAATTCAAACAATTTGGCAATGGTTGAGAAAACCTATTGCGGTGTTACATGCGGAGAAGTTACGGCACTCGTTTTTAAGCATTGGGGATTTGATGATGAGTTTATAGATATGATTAAATACTCCGATGATCCCTCCCTTGCTCCCGAGTCCATCAAAGAGTATGCAACGGCTTTAAATATCGTAAAAACAATAGTGCCTATAAATAAACCTTTCTCGGAAATGTCTATAAATTTCGGACTAAAAAGAGCGGCAGATGCCGGCTACAATACCCAGCTGTTAGAAGATGCAATCGGCAATATAATGGATGCTTTAAAGGAATGA
- a CDS encoding tyrosine-type recombinase/integrase, which produces MSNELEAFIEYIGVIKALSKKSVEAYRSDLDALETTLNKPLIELDSASLFAALGVYKNRRTLNRKLSSVNAFFDFCYKSQFSQEKTKLKFSKIPKLLPKFLSYKEIQNGLNQIDKSTIIGLRDYALILFLYASGARISECLALRREDIEGEWLHIRHAKGEKERIVPLAKVAIKAIENYLNEMKKESGFVWRNYKGDKLSRISAYKITQKYLGVSPHVLRHSYATSLITGGADLRVVQELLGHASLITTQIYTHIQKQDLKETVEVCHPMAKEQI; this is translated from the coding sequence ATGTCAAACGAGCTTGAAGCTTTTATAGAGTATATCGGTGTTATAAAAGCTCTTAGCAAAAAAAGCGTCGAGGCATACAGAAGTGACCTTGATGCTCTTGAGACGACTCTAAACAAACCTCTTATAGAACTTGATTCGGCTTCTCTTTTTGCCGCACTCGGCGTATACAAAAACAGAAGAACGCTAAATAGAAAACTCTCTTCCGTGAATGCGTTTTTTGATTTTTGCTATAAAAGTCAATTTTCTCAGGAAAAAACAAAACTTAAATTTTCAAAGATTCCTAAACTCCTTCCGAAATTTCTATCATACAAAGAGATACAAAACGGGCTTAATCAAATAGATAAAAGTACGATTATAGGTCTTCGTGACTATGCGTTGATACTCTTTTTATATGCATCAGGTGCCAGAATAAGTGAATGTTTAGCTCTAAGACGAGAAGATATAGAGGGTGAATGGCTTCATATAAGACATGCCAAAGGTGAAAAAGAGCGTATAGTTCCATTGGCAAAAGTTGCGATAAAAGCAATAGAAAATTATTTGAATGAGATGAAAAAAGAGAGCGGATTTGTTTGGCGCAACTATAAAGGCGATAAGCTTAGCCGTATATCAGCCTATAAAATAACGCAAAAATATTTGGGAGTTTCTCCCCATGTGCTTCGTCACTCATACGCAACATCACTTATAACGGGAGGAGCCGATTTGAGGGTTGTTCAAGAGTTACTGGGTCATGCTTCGCTTATTACGACTCAAATATATACGCATATACAAAAGCAGGATTTAAAAGAGACTGTTGAAGTTTGTCATCCCATGGCAAAAGAGCAGATATGA
- the polA gene encoding DNA polymerase I yields the protein MSKTVTIIDTFGFFFRSFYALPQHLKNSEGFPTGLLTGFTNFISTLQKQHDSDYIIFAIDTKGDSFRSEIDPNYKAHRTPPPEELIMQLPIAIEWIDKMGYKTLGHVGYEADDMIATVVHFAKKKGYNVRVVSHDKDLFQLIDDGKVVLVDAIKKQVMDEDACSLKYGITPKQFIDYQAIIGDSADNIPGVKGIGKVGAQKLLTEYGSLDNIYANIDSVKPAGVQKKLIECRDSAYMSKKLVTLRHDVLDSFNFEDYKMDVEHPFLNIYDELVKYEQNSILRTLQAKNMVSQETHREAVKNVEVQMQNSKKLDFKTTLLTDAKELNRVLGTLKRDTIVAFDTETTGLDYERDSLVGFSFCFNDTEAYYVPIAHFYLGVEEQISESEAKNAIRKIFNSLVVGHNIKFDLHFVTRFLEDDGLDIFADSMILAWLINPESALSLDKLSEKLLNHTMLHYKDTVKKGDTFASVELEDACKYAAEDAYITRRLYFLFLEMLELQGAAHLIKEAADVEFPFIKTLLKMEKTGIEVDGSFLEHFLVEAKESLNDLTKKIYELAGCEFNINSTQQLGVVLFENLGLSSGKKTKTGYSTDEKVLSSLRNEHEIVPYLLEYREVYKLFSTYIEPLLKLSRENRHGRVHTSFVQTGTATGRLSSKNPNLQNIPTRTKLGTRIREAFIAPKGKKLIGIDYSQIELRLLAHFTQDRVLVDAFKQDKDIHMQTAIALFGEEEAQAKRNIAKTVNFGLLYGMGQKKLSETLSISTKEAKEIIDKYFNSFPTVRAYFRSIVDFSKEAGYVETLLKRRRYFDYENASPMFKAAYERESVNSVFQGSASDLIKLSMNKIHKVIEDEKLNAKMLLQIHDELIFEADEDEAEALGERFKEIMQSIMKLNIPLKVSLNIGDNWSELK from the coding sequence ATGAGTAAAACAGTTACCATAATCGACACATTCGGTTTTTTCTTTCGCAGTTTCTATGCGCTTCCGCAACATCTTAAAAATAGCGAAGGCTTTCCGACGGGACTATTGACCGGTTTTACAAATTTTATCTCCACTCTTCAAAAACAGCATGACAGCGACTATATAATTTTTGCTATAGATACCAAAGGGGATAGTTTTAGAAGCGAGATAGACCCAAACTATAAAGCACATAGGACTCCTCCTCCCGAAGAGTTGATTATGCAGCTGCCTATTGCTATCGAGTGGATAGACAAGATGGGTTATAAAACACTCGGTCATGTCGGATATGAGGCTGACGATATGATAGCTACAGTCGTGCATTTTGCCAAGAAAAAGGGCTACAATGTAAGAGTAGTTTCACACGATAAAGATCTTTTCCAGCTTATAGACGACGGCAAGGTTGTTTTAGTCGATGCTATTAAAAAGCAGGTTATGGATGAGGATGCTTGCTCTTTAAAATATGGAATTACGCCAAAACAGTTTATTGATTATCAAGCTATTATAGGTGATTCTGCAGACAATATCCCCGGTGTAAAAGGTATAGGTAAGGTCGGAGCGCAGAAGCTTTTGACAGAGTACGGGAGTTTGGATAATATCTATGCAAATATAGATAGCGTAAAACCAGCAGGCGTGCAAAAAAAATTAATCGAGTGCAGGGACTCGGCATATATGTCAAAAAAACTTGTGACGCTTAGGCACGATGTTTTAGATAGTTTTAATTTTGAAGATTATAAAATGGATGTCGAACACCCTTTTTTAAACATCTACGATGAGCTTGTAAAGTATGAGCAAAATTCCATTTTAAGAACTCTGCAGGCTAAAAATATGGTTAGTCAAGAGACGCACCGAGAAGCTGTGAAAAATGTAGAAGTTCAGATGCAAAACAGCAAAAAATTGGATTTCAAAACTACGCTTTTAACGGATGCAAAAGAGTTAAATAGAGTTTTGGGCACTCTAAAGAGAGATACGATTGTCGCTTTTGACACTGAAACGACAGGGCTTGATTATGAGAGGGACTCTCTTGTAGGTTTTAGTTTCTGTTTTAACGATACAGAGGCGTATTATGTTCCTATAGCTCACTTCTATCTCGGTGTAGAGGAGCAGATAAGCGAGAGTGAAGCAAAAAATGCCATTAGAAAAATATTTAACTCGCTTGTAGTCGGACATAATATAAAATTTGATCTGCACTTTGTAACCAGATTTTTAGAAGATGACGGTTTGGATATTTTTGCCGACTCTATGATACTTGCTTGGCTTATAAATCCTGAGAGCGCTCTCTCGCTTGACAAACTCTCCGAGAAGCTTTTAAATCACACGATGCTACACTACAAAGATACGGTAAAAAAAGGTGATACATTTGCAAGCGTCGAGTTGGAAGATGCGTGCAAATATGCCGCCGAAGACGCTTACATAACGCGCAGACTTTATTTTCTTTTTTTAGAGATGTTAGAGCTTCAAGGTGCGGCGCATCTTATCAAAGAAGCCGCAGATGTTGAGTTTCCTTTTATAAAAACACTTCTAAAGATGGAGAAAACGGGTATCGAAGTTGACGGCTCATTTTTAGAGCACTTTCTTGTCGAAGCAAAAGAGAGCCTGAATGATTTGACAAAAAAAATATATGAACTTGCCGGATGCGAATTTAACATCAACTCCACTCAGCAGCTAGGAGTCGTACTTTTTGAAAATCTTGGACTCTCAAGCGGTAAAAAAACAAAAACAGGATACTCTACCGATGAAAAAGTTTTAAGTTCGCTAAGAAATGAGCATGAGATTGTCCCATACTTGTTAGAGTATCGCGAAGTATACAAACTATTTTCAACTTACATAGAGCCTCTTTTAAAACTAAGCCGTGAAAATAGACACGGTCGCGTGCATACATCTTTTGTGCAGACGGGAACGGCAACCGGACGGTTAAGTTCTAAAAATCCAAACTTGCAAAATATCCCGACAAGAACAAAACTCGGAACAAGAATAAGAGAGGCATTTATTGCGCCAAAAGGCAAAAAACTAATAGGCATAGACTACTCTCAAATCGAGCTTAGACTTCTTGCACACTTTACGCAGGACAGGGTGTTGGTCGATGCATTTAAGCAAGATAAAGATATCCATATGCAGACCGCAATTGCTCTTTTTGGCGAGGAAGAGGCACAAGCGAAGAGAAATATTGCAAAAACGGTAAATTTTGGACTGCTTTACGGAATGGGACAAAAAAAACTCTCGGAGACTCTAAGTATAAGCACAAAAGAGGCTAAAGAGATTATTGACAAATATTTTAACAGCTTTCCGACAGTCAGAGCCTATTTCCGCTCTATTGTGGATTTTTCAAAAGAGGCGGGATATGTTGAAACACTGCTTAAGCGCCGCAGATATTTTGATTATGAGAACGCTTCGCCAATGTTTAAGGCTGCATACGAGAGAGAGTCTGTAAATAGCGTATTTCAAGGAAGTGCAAGTGACCTTATAAAGCTAAGTATGAATAAAATCCATAAAGTGATAGAGGATGAAAAATTAAATGCTAAAATGCTTCTGCAGATTCACGATGAGTTGATATTTGAAGCGGACGAGGATGAGGCGGAGGCTTTGGGAGAGAGATTTAAAGAGATTATGCAAAGCATTATGAAGTTAAATATTCCACTAAAAGTCAGTTTAAATATCGGAGATAATTGGAGTGAGTTAAAGTAA
- a CDS encoding HD domain-containing protein yields the protein MNRVNNSFFSRPFLDSLFFVQNKWHQHGVLLHTILVTYHILKSMEFRFFAAGLLHDIGKPFCAFKKDEEDIEFHEYSFTDHEERSYEIIKNWFFISEYTKNIVRYHYLIRDIIKSKEEDYARYERKKKIWDSLSEDFKKDLEKFIIYDDLGKGKKRR from the coding sequence ATGAACAGAGTCAATAACAGCTTTTTTTCAAGACCGTTTTTGGACTCTCTCTTTTTTGTTCAAAACAAATGGCATCAGCACGGGGTTTTGCTTCATACGATTCTCGTTACATATCATATTTTAAAATCTATGGAGTTTAGATTTTTTGCCGCAGGGCTTTTGCACGATATAGGCAAGCCTTTTTGCGCTTTTAAAAAAGATGAAGAGGATATCGAGTTTCATGAGTATAGTTTTACGGATCACGAAGAGAGAAGTTATGAGATAATTAAAAACTGGTTCTTTATAAGCGAATATACGAAAAATATCGTTCGCTATCATTATCTGATACGAGACATTATAAAGAGCAAAGAAGAGGATTATGCCAGATATGAGAGAAAAAAAAAGATTTGGGATAGTCTAAGTGAAGATTTTAAAAAAGATTTGGAGAAATTTATAATATATGATGATTTAGGTAAAGGGAAAAAAAGAAGATAA
- the gatC gene encoding Asp-tRNA(Asn)/Glu-tRNA(Gln) amidotransferase subunit GatC codes for MQVDDALLAKLEKLSFLKISDDKREEIVNQLSQIVNFVDNLSELNTDNVDDKFAMSDEATFLREDIAFCNSEINDSILKNAPMASDHFFIVPKIIE; via the coding sequence ATGCAAGTAGATGACGCGTTATTGGCTAAATTGGAAAAGTTGTCATTTTTAAAAATTTCAGACGATAAGCGGGAAGAGATTGTAAATCAACTCTCACAAATTGTTAATTTTGTAGATAATTTAAGTGAATTAAATACGGATAATGTCGATGACAAATTTGCTATGAGCGACGAGGCGACATTTTTAAGAGAAGATATCGCATTTTGCAATTCTGAGATAAACGATAGTATTCTTAAAAATGCACCGATGGCAAGTGATCATTTCTTTATCGTACCTAAAATAATCGAGTAA
- a CDS encoding sulfite exporter TauE/SafE family protein produces METVNIISIITIAFLGSFGHCIGMCGGIVLAYSTIKIEPKSSKVSQTVAHLLYSFGRVTTYSILGAVFGALGGVITFSNKANGIMLIVAGVAMVLAGLSLMGKIKFLTLVEHSFSSSPTYKNLFKKVLNSKSNFSFFILGMLNGLLPCGFVYFFAITAASTASPLYGALVMAIFGISTVPAMFGLGFLTSLSNATSFRNMMVSLSSFAVILYGSYTIYNGYDYIARSEKTLTECHTN; encoded by the coding sequence ATGGAAACGGTAAATATCATAAGCATCATAACTATAGCATTTTTGGGTTCTTTCGGTCATTGTATCGGGATGTGCGGCGGAATTGTTTTAGCATACTCAACCATAAAAATTGAACCAAAAAGCTCTAAAGTTTCACAAACCGTTGCACATCTGCTCTACTCGTTTGGCAGAGTGACGACATATTCTATTTTGGGTGCCGTTTTTGGAGCACTCGGTGGAGTTATTACATTTAGCAATAAAGCTAACGGAATAATGCTTATCGTTGCGGGAGTCGCTATGGTTCTTGCCGGACTCTCTCTTATGGGTAAAATAAAATTTTTGACTCTAGTAGAACATTCGTTTTCTTCTTCGCCTACATATAAAAATCTATTTAAAAAAGTTCTAAATTCAAAATCAAATTTTAGTTTTTTTATTCTCGGTATGCTTAACGGTCTTTTACCGTGCGGATTTGTCTATTTTTTTGCCATTACCGCTGCAAGTACGGCAAGTCCTCTTTACGGTGCTTTGGTAATGGCAATATTCGGTATTAGCACCGTTCCTGCAATGTTTGGTCTTGGTTTTTTAACATCTCTCTCAAATGCGACAAGTTTTAGAAATATGATGGTAAGTCTCTCCTCTTTTGCGGTTATTCTTTACGGTTCTTATACGATTTATAACGGCTACGATTATATAGCTCGGAGTGAAAAAACATTAACAGAGTGCCATACTAACTGA
- a CDS encoding type IV pilus twitching motility protein PilT, with product MSEETNKPIDIKKLLKSVLHFNSSDLHLVPGSEPQIRIDKSLKPLNLPILSAKEIEEMAYSLIEDKQKKIFEEKDELDFSFELENVGRFRANYYRTIGGVACAFRMIPIDIPPLEKFNNNPIFKELVKREKGLILVTGPTGSGKSTTLASMLHEINLTANKHIITIEDPVEFVHTNIKSLFSQREVGANTRTFATALKYALRQDPDVILIGEMRDKETIEAALTAAETGHIVFATLHTNSAPATINRIIDVFDSGEQAQARAQLASSLISIISQSLMPRIGGGIVATQEVLIANPAIQNLIREDKVHQIYSQMQLNQNETNMTTQTDQLLALLRKKVISKETAITASNRPEELMKIIHNL from the coding sequence ATGAGTGAAGAGACAAATAAACCCATCGACATCAAAAAACTGCTAAAAAGCGTTCTGCACTTTAACTCCTCGGATTTACATCTTGTTCCGGGAAGCGAGCCGCAAATCAGGATTGACAAATCGTTAAAACCTCTCAATCTTCCTATTTTATCCGCTAAAGAGATAGAAGAGATGGCTTATTCACTTATTGAAGATAAGCAGAAGAAAATATTTGAAGAAAAAGATGAACTTGACTTCTCTTTCGAGTTGGAAAATGTCGGTCGTTTTCGTGCAAACTACTACCGTACAATCGGCGGTGTCGCGTGTGCATTTCGTATGATTCCTATAGATATACCGCCATTAGAAAAATTTAACAATAACCCGATTTTTAAAGAACTCGTTAAAAGAGAAAAAGGTCTGATTCTTGTAACGGGACCGACCGGCAGCGGTAAGTCGACTACGCTTGCTTCAATGCTCCATGAGATAAATCTGACGGCAAATAAACATATCATTACAATCGAAGATCCCGTAGAGTTTGTTCACACGAACATAAAATCACTCTTTTCACAAAGGGAGGTCGGTGCCAACACCAGAACATTTGCAACCGCGCTTAAGTATGCATTAAGACAAGATCCCGATGTCATACTAATCGGGGAGATGAGGGATAAAGAGACGATTGAAGCTGCACTTACGGCGGCGGAAACCGGTCATATTGTTTTTGCTACTCTTCACACAAACTCGGCACCCGCAACAATCAACCGTATTATCGATGTATTTGACTCCGGAGAACAGGCTCAAGCTAGAGCGCAACTTGCATCTTCGCTTATCTCTATCATCTCACAATCTCTTATGCCAAGAATCGGCGGCGGTATAGTTGCAACCCAAGAGGTATTGATAGCAAATCCTGCTATTCAAAACTTGATTCGAGAAGACAAAGTTCACCAAATCTACTCTCAAATGCAGTTAAATCAAAATGAGACAAATATGACTACTCAAACCGATCAACTTTTAGCTCTGCTGCGCAAAAAAGTTATCTCAAAAGAGACTGCAATAACAGCTTCAAACAGACCCGAAGAGCTTATGAAAATTATTCATAATCTGTAA